From Anopheles darlingi chromosome 2, idAnoDarlMG_H_01, whole genome shotgun sequence, the proteins below share one genomic window:
- the LOC125948508 gene encoding probable Rho GTPase-activating protein CG5521 isoform X2, translating to MFTKKTNIDLKKSTQKIQDSKKDSAARLRHLKTILEHVDSDEAKNLFEANYSHVYYILYDTFVQAEANLKQRVHKTHREELDGSLWLLSKILCLLPELVQRRWQCHSLGRILAKLLHYGNSVKLRREGVKYFLLWYQALGDNAPPFVHGMFTELVPGLSVPLRGKGREVIGPIPGDSEFIATDLLNHPNLKGELGGSVFHDTSATHPVKSPEIQPLIPPSSSERSAPPDPRDGLEILLDCMVQSCGCLKWRDNSPQRHIRTFNFLLTKFREQYLPVFCPSFDYSTSVYEPKLDLPVVRNVSKREEVMSSCVVVLVIWIAKYTHERHVSSKLEQVLSIDDEPSTVGGLGGTGSGSGTTSTASAAGGSSGVASDHTSLLSNLRHLGYTQTQLVRDVLYSSRETVNFVHEIYRQAFLMAFTSKSQIEAMRIAISVYRDWMSSIPPPPFLLEPELETLPVVASSGDPLMPPQTMPPPTIGAGRPGSQRLRTDSYLGAMMPAKDGQGSIRAGLQNVLQVFVTNAVNVFMVNTAHLNMHFQSKTNADGFATPLDEQTDICKRVLNIYRTMVMKTRMEARTWEQLLLVLLQVTSVILQNSPPNAKRNNLGGRLAQPIFQTLIVTWIRAHTNVPVNAGLWDRFLKVLSSLTHREELIVEWDKTMQTLTRVLARQVYNINLSDLPLDRLAEQKGKRKRGTPSGWVAASGGATGSTVTTASLAGATITGASTASAGMTGAGFIAGATSTDISFANGSHGGTGAVGGSSSGAGQRGISNKNIMIDDQGRPITRLSSGGRSSIPGTPSLNRSYSEGSLLLAAPFRKSRARRRLRNGGGPSGTVSREHQQQSSAANDHSFVRMLSNTSTFLSISSENLEMASFSECHDTSILSSGGAGVAATTSNGGAGIGRRAVSLDSVRPISGGDASGKKSAEDDGGSYHHRGVVGGGTGGSRSPSPTASSGIESGSIKDSPMQLADALTADSSSIDTQDDPQSFGGSSTSMGGISSADRRSILAGGTARGWLPDVAAIMWRRMLGALGDVNKILNPKLHAQVYQYLVNMTESLIKIRMNQGITLEGGTGTVPLPAPLPGTANLVPPIALVAPWCYGALALDAQYAQGKLYAMQLLCTIVQSGALLGNDQLPLFYHALHQALTGEDRAMAYTALRYLGGPRFLSLLLPGHTLLLLDLVHAATVVLTSSETGPHAPRAQVAGLLGSLLCFPRTSLPGPVLQPSEPHIDLMECPDLQEHVLNVVLRCARREPTAKARCIAIASLGQWILQNLTNPAPSATGVNSDGHRFAQKVPHHVSEAHQQRSSQPAVAVNPRIREAFQVILQALQFKHHTIARLASETLKLCAEQGHRIEQIERLPQLIIDTVCLSLDIHNVPHPKDTDKTVLTSLLLTLGELCMSFSVATLQQPKHHDSTEPLILTVFRILYKIATGLQNGERIKLFTTDEDFDSSISVDDVRESPAGEAGGYQTAETIASCKSAIRLCAKTVAMHLITNLGHFPMGIGATRLSSLVDEQDDLLLPPSVGSANGATTTGTMGGVGAGGVMLLQRENSIAGTRATDSMELGASHVLSSPNLQLLMLSPELVASFIELPSLRLPGGGATAGLLTANRQVRLLLRDLNGKACWDASILYKEPSVSPPVAGTERIVAKGEATDRHTFHTAAAVSRHYAHVGVGVGAAGVGGGSSGGSSGGQSPVGTARHFASGSASIDPLMSTAIGLPMTHGPRHTLRHRPVHQLPVAKDLAPDLDQLDDLLQYIGYTSPECLDCTEVPLNTAGPSPLGAALEAQTISIILNQRTIEAEAVSRLHGQSETLMLMGMGGLSSFPGANGSSSGSAGGSTSGYGSYPMSGGNCHSYTEESPSQGYAAVGNGTIARSAGLHSNEATMTTATAVTPSKPPFQLGRILFNQLGLAGWERRKRTHLLQRTDKLLRELRNLDNQKCRETHKMAVIYVANGQEDKNSILRNACGSSTYEMFVSALGWEVELESHHGFLGGLPRQGCGQTAPYYATPFLEVIYHVATRMPTDTPEAILNKTRHLGNDEVHIVWSEHNRDYRRDILPTEFCDVLIVIYPLKSGLFRVTVNKKPDVPWFGPLSDEMVVGGACLASLVRASAINASRAKRSSLSLYQQYYEERNRSLETVAQRHRENSTFEEFTARVFSPIMPQSIAGGAGGPIGAGGPIASGTNAPAPLAAALIDHHSRVPSKTWIHHPEMVATAREVTQQTLASVSLDQPSPRPLRKLHPFKAAPKTKSHPHAGGVTSSGGQGTTVGYGVTPSSSSVGLGSGIGASNSNSTPPESPTLPGRKVK from the exons AGCACGTGGACAGCGACGAAGCGAAGAATCTGTTCGAAGCTAATTACAGCCACGTCTACTACATCCTCTACGATACCTTCGTTCAGGCAGAAGCGAATCTTAAGCAACGCG TACATAAAACGCATCGCGAGGAACTGGATGGATCGTTATGGTTGTTGAGTAAAATCCTATGTCTACTGCCGGAATTGGTACAGCGACGATGGCAGTGCCACTCGCTTGGGCGCATACTGGCGAAGCTGCTACACTACGGCAACAGTGTGAAGCTGCGCCGCGAAGGTGTCAAGTATTTTCTACTCTGGTATCAAGCCCTGGGCGACAATGCACCGCCCTTTGTGCACGGAATGTTCACCGAGCTGGTGCCGGGCTTGAGCGTGCCACTGCGAGGCAAGGGCCGCGAAGTGATCGGACCGATACCGGGTGACAGTGAGTTCATCGCTACCGATCTGCTTAATCATCCAAATCTCAAAGGTGAACTCGGCGGCTCAGTGTTTCACGATACGTCCGCGACGCACCCGGTCAAGTCGCCCGAAATACAGCCTCTCATTCCACCCAGCTCGAGCGAACGGTCGGCACCGCCGGATCCACGCGATGGGTTGGAAATACTGCTCGACTGCATGGTGCAATCCTGCGGGTGTCTGAAATGGCGCGATAACAGTCCCCAGCGTCACATCAGAACGTTCAACTTCCTGCTGACCAAGTTCCGCGAGCAGTATCTGCCCGTGTTTTGTCCCTCGTTCGATTACAGCACGTCGGTGTACGAGCCAAAGCTCGATCTACCGGTCGTGCGTAACGTTTCGAAGCGTGAAGAAGTCATGAGCTCGTGTGTGGTGGTTCTCGTTATCTGGATTGCAAAGTATACACACGAACGGCACGTTAGCAGCAAACTCGAGCAGGTTCTCTCGATCGACGATGAACCATCGACGGTTGGCGGGCTCGGTGGAACAGGATCAGGAAGTGGAACTACGTCCACtgcgtccgctgctggtggatcaTCCGGTGTCGCATCGGATCATACGAGCCTGCTATCGAACCTACGCCACTTGGGCTACACCCAGACACAGCTGGTACGCGATGTACTGTACTCGAGTCGAGAAACGGTTAACTTTGTGCACGAAATCTACCGTCAAGCGTTCCTGATGGCCTTTACCTCGAAGTCGCAAATCGAAGCGATGCGCATTGCCATCTCGGTGTACCGGGATTGGATGAGCAGCATTCCACCACCGCCTTTCCTGCTAGAACCGGAGCTCGAAACACTCCCGGTTGTCGCCAGTTCCGGTGATCCTTTGATGCCTCCGCAGACAatgccaccaccgacgatcggTGCCGGCCGTCCCGGTAGTCAGCGATTACGCACGGATTCGTACCTTGGCGCGATGATGCCCGCAAAGGATGGTCAGGGTTCCATTCGAGCTGGGCTGCAGAACGTGCTACAGGTGTTTGTGACGAACGCCGTAAATGTGTTCATGGTCAACACGGCCCATCTGAACATGCACTTTCAGTCGAAGACGAACGCGGACGGTTTTGCGACACCGCTCGATGAGCAGACGGACATATGCAAGCGCGTCCTCAATATCTATCgcacgatggtgatgaaaaCGCGCATGGAAGCGCGAACCTGggaacagctgctgctcgtactGCTGCAGGTGACGTCAGTAATTCTGCAAAACTCACCACCAAACGCAAAGCGCAACAATCTCGGTGGTCGTCTGGCGCAACCCATCTTCCAGACTCTGATCGTTACCTGGATCCGAGCGCACACAAATGTACCCGTGAATGCTGGGCTTTGGGATCGCTTTCTCAAGGTGCTTTCCTCGCTAACGCATCGCGAAGAGCTGATCGTCGAGTGGGATAAGACGATGCAAACGCTTACTCGGGTACTCGCTCGGCAAGTGTACAACATCAACCTCTCGGATCTGCCCCTGGATCGTTTGGCGGAGCAGAAAGGAAAGCGGAAGCGTGGTACACCGTCCGGTTGGGTAGCAGCAAGTGGCGGCGCCACCGGATCAACGGTGACAACGGCGTCGCTGGCTGGTGCGACTATCACGGGCGCTAGTACGGCTAGTGCCGGAATGACAGGCGCTGGTTTCATTGCTGGCGCTACTTCCACGGACATAAGCTTCGCGAACGGAAGCCATGGTGGTACCGGAGCGGTTGGCGGTTCGTCAAGTGGTGCTGGCCAACGAGGTATaagcaataaaaatataatgATCGATGATCAGGGAAGACCGATCACACGGCTATCGTCGGGCGGTCGAAGTAGCATACCCGGAACACCGTCACTCAATCGAAGTTACAGTGAGGGAAGCCTTTTGCTGGCGGCACCATTCCGCAAATCACGCGCACGTCGACGTCTtcgtaatggtggtggtccgagCGGAACCGTTAGTCgagaacatcaacagcaatcgTCGGCGGCCAATGATCACTCCTTCGTGCGAATGTTATCCAATACGTCCACATTCCTGAGCATTAGCAGCGAGAACTTGGAAATGGCTTCGTTCTCCGAATGTCACGATACCTCCATATTGAGTAGTGGAGgagctggtgttgctgctactactagcaatggtggtgctggtattGGCCGGCGAGCTGTTTCGCTGGATTCTGTACGTCCGATCTCCGGTGGAGATGCATCGGGAAAGAAGAGCGCCGAAGATGATGGCGGTAgctatcatcatcgtggtgtaGTTGGTGGAGGAACGGGTGGATCCCGCAGTCCTTCTCCGACGGCTTCGAGCGGAATCGAGAGTGGTTCGATCAAGGATTCACCGATGCAGCTGGCAGATGCACTCACGGCCGACAGTTCCAGCATCGATACCCAGGATGATCCACAATCGTTCGGAGGTTCGTCGACCTCGATGGGTGGCATATCGTCggccgatcgacgatcgatatTAGCTGGTGGTACGGCTCGCGGATGGTTACCGGATGTGGCAGCCATAATGTGGCGCCGCATGCTCGGTGCACTTGGCGACGTAAACAAGATTCTCAATCCAAAGCTGCACGCTCAGGTCTACCAGTATTTGGTGAACATGACGGAGAGTTTGATAAAAATTCGCATGAACCAAGGCATTACGCTCGAGGGAGGTACCGGAACGGTACCACTACCTGCACCACTCCCGGGTACGGCTAATTTGGTGCCACCGATTGCTTTGGTAGCTCCTTGGTGTTACGGCGCACTAGCACTCGACGCACAGTACGCTCAGGGGAAGCTGTACGCAATGCAGCTGCTCTGTACGATCGTGCAGAGTGGTGCCTTGCTCGGCAACGATCAGCTACCGCTGTTCTATCATGCTCTTCACCAGGCACTCACCGGAGAGGATCGTGCGATGGCGTACACGGCGCTACGGTACCTGGGAGGGCCACGCTTCCTGAGTTTGCTTCTTCCGGGTCacacactgttgctgctcgaccTCGTGCACGCTGCTACGGTCGTCCTAACGTCGTCGGAAACGGGCCCTCACGCTCCACGGGCACAGGTGGCGGGATTGCTGGGATCGTTGCTTTGTTTCCCACGGACCTCGCTACCAGGGCCGGTACTGCAACCGTCCGAACCGCATATCGATCTGATGGAGTGTCCCGATTTGCAAGAGCATGTCCTGAACGTTGTCTTACGCTGTGCACGGCGTGAACCTACGGCAAAGGCACGGTGCATTGCCATTGCCTCGCTTGGCCAGTGGATACTGCAAAATCTGACAAATCCAGCGCCATCGGCAACAGGTGTGAATAGCGATGGACATCGATTTGCGCAAAAAGTTCCACACCACGTTAGCGAAGCGCATCAACAACGATCATCGCAACCAGCAGTCGCGGTCAATCCACGAATCCGGGAAGCATTCCAAGTGATCCTGCAGGCACTTCAGTTTAAGCACCATACGATCGCTCGGCTAGCATCGGAAACACTGAAGCTGTGTGCTGAACAGGGCCACAGAATTGAGCAGATCGAGCGGTTGCCACAGCTCATCATTGACACCGTTTGCCTGTCGCTTGACATCCACAACGTACCGCACCCGAAGGATACGGATAAGACGGTACTAACGTCGCTGCTGCTTACGCTCGGTGAGCTGTGTATGTCCTTCTCCGTCGCTACACTACAACAACCGAAGCATCACGATTCGACGGAACCGCTCATACTGACCGTGTTTCGTATTCTGTACAAAATTGCCACCGGACTGCAGAATGGAGAGCGCATCAAGCTGTTCACCACTGACGAGGACTTTGACTCGAGCATCTCGGTGGATGATGTGCGCGAAAGTCCGGCCGGTGAAGCGGGTGGATATCAGACGGCGGAAACGATCGCCAGTTGCAAGTCAGCAATCAGGTTGTGCGCGAAAACGGTCGCCATGCATCTGATTACCAACTTGGGTCACTTTCCGATGGGCATCGGAGCGACGCGTCTTAGCTCGCTGGTGGACGAACAGGATGATCTGTTGTTGCCGCCCTCGGTTGGTTCCGCTAATGGAGCAACAACCACGGGAACCATGggcggtgttggtgctggcggagtgatgctgctgcagcgtgaAAACTCTATCGCGGGCACACGTGCCACCGATTCTATGGAACTGGGAGCGTCACATGTACTTTCCTCGCCGAACTTACAGCTGCTAATGCTTAGCCCTGAGCTCGTTGCTAGCTTCATTGAGTTACCGTCGCTACGGTTACCTGGAGGTGGAGCGACGGCAGGGCTACTCACAGCCAACCGGCAGGTACGGCTGTTACTACGAGACCTAAACGGAAAGGCCTGCTGGGATGCATCGATACTGTACAAAGAGCCATCAGTATCGCCACCAGTTGCAGGTACCGAACGGATAGTGGCCAAAGGTGAGGCCACGGATCGGCACACATTCCATACGGCAGCTGCCGTTTCCCGGCACTATGCACATGTAGGCGTCGGTGTTGGTGCAGCTGGTGTTGGCGGAGGTAGTAGTGGCGGCAGTAGTGGAGGTCAAAGTCCCGTTGGAACGGCGCGCCATTTCGCCAGTGGCAGCGCCTCGATCGATCCGCTTATGTCAACGGCGATCGGTTTACCGATGACCCACGGTCCGCGCCACACGCTTCGTCACCGACCTGTCCATCAGCTGCCGGTTGCAAAAGATTTGGCACCTGATTTGGATCAACTGGATGAT CTTCTACAATATATCGGTTACACAAGCCCTGAATGTTTGGATTGTACGGAAGTACCGCTGAATACGGCTGGACCAAGCCCATTAGGTGCCGCTTTGGAGGCTCAAACCATTTCAATCATTCTCAATCAACGGACGATTGAAGCCGAGGCCGTATCGCGGCTGCACGGACAAAGTGAAACACTCATGCTGATGGGGATGGGTGGTTTATCTTCCTTCCCTGGAGCGAACGGAagtagcagtggcagcgcCGGTGGTAGTACGAGTGGCTACGGTAGTTATCCGATGTCCGGCGGCAACTGCCATTCGTACACCGAAGAATCTCCATCACAAGGCTATGCAGCAGTAGGCAATGGGACGATTGCACGCAGTGCCGGGTTGCATAGCAATGAGGCAACGATGACAACGGCAACTGCGGTTACTCCGTCGAAACCGCCATTCCAGCTTGGACGCATCCTGTTCAACCAACTAGGTTTGGCCGGCTGGGAGCGGCGAAAGCGTACGCATCTGCTGCAGCGCACCGATAAACTGTTGCGCGAGCTACGCAATCTCGATAATCAAAAGTGCCGCGAAACGCACAAAATGGCTGTGATTTACGTTGCAAATGGGCAGGAGGACAAGAACAGTATTCTACGCAATGCCTGCGGCAGCAGTACTTACGAGATGTTCGTGTCGGCCCTTGGCTGGGAGGTAGAGCTGGAATCACACCATGGTTTTCTCGGTGGGCTACCGCGGCAGGGATGTGGGCAGACTGCACCGTACTACGCGACACCATTCCTAGAGGTGATCTATCATGTTGCGACCCGTATGCCGACCGACACGCCCGAGGCGATACTAAACAAAACGCGTCACCTTGGCAACGATGAGGTGCACATCGTGTGGAGTGAACATAATCGTGACTATCGGCGCGATATTCTGCCAACCGAGTTCTGTGACGTGCTAATCGTCATTTATCCACTAAAGAGTGGTCTGTTCCGTGTGACGGTAAATAAAAAGCCGGACGTGCCGTGGTTTGGTCCACTGTCCGACGAAATGGTCGTGGGGGGTGCTTGTCTCGCGAGTCTGGTGCGCGCTTCGGCGATTAACGCGAGTCGCGCCAAACGTAGCTCGCTGTCACTCTACCAACAGTA TTATGAAGAACGTAACAGATCGCTAGAGACGGTAGCACAACGGCATCGGGAAAATAGTACATTTGAGGAGTTCACCGCGCGAGTCTTCAGTCCGATTATGCCGCAGAGCATAGcaggtggtgccggtggaccTATCGGTGCGGGAGGACCGATAGCTTCTGGCACAAACGCCCCAGCaccgttagcagcagcactgatTGATCATCACAGTCGCGTCCCGTCTAAAA CATGGATACATCACCCGGAAATGGTAGCGACGGCTCGGGAGGTAACGCAGCAAACGCTTGCTTCCGTCTCGCTGGATCAACCGTCCCCGAGGCCGTTGCGCAAGCTGCATCCCTTCAAGGCCGCACCGAAGACAAAATCACATCCACACGCAGGTGGCGTTACATCATCGGGTGGACAGGGCACCACGGTTGGGTACGGTGTaacaccgtcgtcatcatcggtgggGCTCGGTAGTGGCATCGGAgcatccaacagcaacagtacgcCACCGGAAAGTCCTACTCTTCCGGGACGCAAGGTGAAATGA